A window from Rhinolophus sinicus isolate RSC01 linkage group LG01, ASM3656204v1, whole genome shotgun sequence encodes these proteins:
- the ADARB1 gene encoding double-stranded RNA-specific editase 1 isoform X6, with amino-acid sequence MELEDEENMSPSGTDAKENRGLDSVPPRDGHAPGPAEGCLLSNGGGSGSGGGASRKRPLDEGSNGHTKFCLKKRRRAPGPALPKNALMQLNEIKPGLQYTLLSQTGPVHAPLFLMSVEVNGQVFEGSGPTKKKAKLQAAEKALRSFVQFPNASEAHLAMGRGLSANADFTSDQADFPDTLFNGFEAPDRSEVPFCMGANGEDSFSSSGDLSLSASPVSAGLVQPPLPVPPPFPPPSGKNPVMILNELRPGLKYDFLSESGESHAKNFVMSVVVDGQFFEGSGRNKKLAKARAAQSALAAVFNLHLDQTPSRQPVPSEGLQLHSPQVLADAVARLVLDKFADLTDNFSSPHARRKVLAGIVMTTGTDVKDAKVISVSTGTKCINGEYMSDRGLALNDCHAEIIARRSLLRFLYAQLELYLNSKDDQKKSVFQKSPRGGFTLKDSVQFHLYISTSPCGDARIFSPHEPVLEEPADRHPNRKARGQLRTKIESGEGTIPVRSNASIQTWDGVLQGERLLTMSCSDKMARHQQCRSTAAGKGTQLQRQLDGRRLGHRGHQRHDGQGRAGPCVAPVFPPT; translated from the exons ATGGAGctagaagatgaagaaaacatgA GTCCGAGCGGCACAGATGCTAAGGAAAACCGCGGTCTGGACAGCGTGCCCCCCAGGGACGGCCACGCTCCAGGGCCGGCCGAGGGCTGCCTGCTCTCCAACGGGGGCGGCAGTGGCAGTGGCGGTGGCGCCAGCCGGAAACGGCCCCTGGACGAGGGCAGCAATGGCCACACCAAGTTCTGCCTGAAGAAGAGGCGGCGGGCGCCGGGGCCGGCCCTGCCCAAGAACGCGCTGATGCAGCTGAACGAGATCAAGCCGGGCCTGCAGTACACGCTGCTGTCGCAGACGGGGCCTGTGCACGCACCGCTCTTCCTCATGTCCGTGGAGGTGAACGGGCAGGTGTTCGAGGGCTCGGGCCCCACCAAGAAGAAGGCCAAGCTGCAGGCCGCGGAGAAGGCGCTGCGCTCCTTCGTGCAGTTCCCCAACGCCTCCGAGGCCCACCTGGCCATGGGCCGCGGCCTGTCCGCCAACGCCGACTTCACGTCCGACCAGGCTGACTTCCCCGACACGCTCTTCAACGGCTTCGAGGCCCCGGACAGGTCGGAGGTGCCGTTCTGCATGGGTGCCAACGGCGAAGACTCCTTCAGCTCCAGCGGGGACCTCAGCCTGTCGGCGTCGCCGGTGTCCGCCGGCCTCGTGCAGCCGCCGCTCCCCGTCCCGCCGCCCTTCCCCCCGCCCAGCGGGAAGAATCCCGTGATGATCCTGAACGAGCTGCGCCCGGGGCTGAAGTACGACTTCCTGTCCGAGAGCGGGGAGAGCCACGCCAAGAACTTCGTCATGTCCGTGGTCGTGGACGGCCAGTTCTTCGAGGGCTCGGGGAGGAACAAGAAGCTGGCCAAGGCCCGCGCCGCGCAGTCCGCCCTGGCCGCCGTTTTCAACCTGCACTTGGACCAGACTCCGTCTCGCCAGCCCGTCCCCAGCGAGGGCCTCCAGTTACACTCACCGCAG GTGTTAGCCGATGCTGTGGCCCGCCTGGTCCTGGACAAGTTCGCCGACCTGACGGACAACTTCTCCTCCCCCCACGCTCGCAGGAAGGTTCTTGCTGGGATCGTCATGACAACAG GCACAGACGTCAAAGATGCCAAGGTGATAAGTGTTTCCACGGGAACGAAATGTATCAACGGGGAGTACATGAGTGACCGCGGCCTGGCTCTGAACGACTGCCACGCGGAGATTATAGCCCGGCGGTCCTTGCTCAGATTCCTCTACGCACAGCTGGAGCTGTACCTGAA TAGCAAAGATGATCAGAAGAAGTCCGTCTTCCAGAAGTCCCCACGAGGGGGCTTCACGCTGAAGGACAGCGTGCAGTTCCACCTGTACATCAGCACGTCGCCCTGCGGGGACGCCAGGATCTTCTCCCCCCACGAGCCAGTCCTGGAAG AACCAGCAGACAGACACCCAAATCGGAAAGCCAGAGGGCAGCTGCGCACAAAAATAGAATCTGGTGAGGGGACCATCCCGGTGCGCTCCAATGCGAGCATCCAGACGTGGGACGGCGTGCTGCAGGGGGAGCGGCTGCTCACCATGTCCTGCAGCGACAAGATGGCACG
- the ADARB1 gene encoding double-stranded RNA-specific editase 1 isoform X7 has protein sequence MELEDEENMSPSGTDAKENRGLDSVPPRDGHAPGPAEGCLLSNGGGSGSGGGASRKRPLDEGSNGHTKFCLKKRRRAPGPALPKNALMQLNEIKPGLQYTLLSQTGPVHAPLFLMSVEVNGQVFEGSGPTKKKAKLQAAEKALRSFVQFPNASEAHLAMGRGLSANADFTSDQADFPDTLFNGFEAPDRSEVPFCMGANGEDSFSSSGDLSLSASPVSAGLVQPPLPVPPPFPPPSGKNPVMILNELRPGLKYDFLSESGESHAKNFVMSVVVDGQFFEGSGRNKKLAKARAAQSALAAVFNLHLDQTPSRQPVPSEGLQLHSPQVLADAVARLVLDKFADLTDNFSSPHARRKVLAGIVMTTGTDVKDAKVISVSTGTKCINGEYMSDRGLALNDCHAEIIARRSLLRFLYAQLELYLNSKDDQKKSVFQKSPRGGFTLKDSVQFHLYISTSPCGDARIFSPHEPVLEEPADRHPNRKARGQLRTKIESGEGTIPVRSNASIQTWDGVLQGERLLTMSCSDKMARHQQCRSTAAGKGTQLQRQLDGRRLGHRGHQRHDGQGRAGPCVAPV, from the exons ATGGAGctagaagatgaagaaaacatgA GTCCGAGCGGCACAGATGCTAAGGAAAACCGCGGTCTGGACAGCGTGCCCCCCAGGGACGGCCACGCTCCAGGGCCGGCCGAGGGCTGCCTGCTCTCCAACGGGGGCGGCAGTGGCAGTGGCGGTGGCGCCAGCCGGAAACGGCCCCTGGACGAGGGCAGCAATGGCCACACCAAGTTCTGCCTGAAGAAGAGGCGGCGGGCGCCGGGGCCGGCCCTGCCCAAGAACGCGCTGATGCAGCTGAACGAGATCAAGCCGGGCCTGCAGTACACGCTGCTGTCGCAGACGGGGCCTGTGCACGCACCGCTCTTCCTCATGTCCGTGGAGGTGAACGGGCAGGTGTTCGAGGGCTCGGGCCCCACCAAGAAGAAGGCCAAGCTGCAGGCCGCGGAGAAGGCGCTGCGCTCCTTCGTGCAGTTCCCCAACGCCTCCGAGGCCCACCTGGCCATGGGCCGCGGCCTGTCCGCCAACGCCGACTTCACGTCCGACCAGGCTGACTTCCCCGACACGCTCTTCAACGGCTTCGAGGCCCCGGACAGGTCGGAGGTGCCGTTCTGCATGGGTGCCAACGGCGAAGACTCCTTCAGCTCCAGCGGGGACCTCAGCCTGTCGGCGTCGCCGGTGTCCGCCGGCCTCGTGCAGCCGCCGCTCCCCGTCCCGCCGCCCTTCCCCCCGCCCAGCGGGAAGAATCCCGTGATGATCCTGAACGAGCTGCGCCCGGGGCTGAAGTACGACTTCCTGTCCGAGAGCGGGGAGAGCCACGCCAAGAACTTCGTCATGTCCGTGGTCGTGGACGGCCAGTTCTTCGAGGGCTCGGGGAGGAACAAGAAGCTGGCCAAGGCCCGCGCCGCGCAGTCCGCCCTGGCCGCCGTTTTCAACCTGCACTTGGACCAGACTCCGTCTCGCCAGCCCGTCCCCAGCGAGGGCCTCCAGTTACACTCACCGCAG GTGTTAGCCGATGCTGTGGCCCGCCTGGTCCTGGACAAGTTCGCCGACCTGACGGACAACTTCTCCTCCCCCCACGCTCGCAGGAAGGTTCTTGCTGGGATCGTCATGACAACAG GCACAGACGTCAAAGATGCCAAGGTGATAAGTGTTTCCACGGGAACGAAATGTATCAACGGGGAGTACATGAGTGACCGCGGCCTGGCTCTGAACGACTGCCACGCGGAGATTATAGCCCGGCGGTCCTTGCTCAGATTCCTCTACGCACAGCTGGAGCTGTACCTGAA TAGCAAAGATGATCAGAAGAAGTCCGTCTTCCAGAAGTCCCCACGAGGGGGCTTCACGCTGAAGGACAGCGTGCAGTTCCACCTGTACATCAGCACGTCGCCCTGCGGGGACGCCAGGATCTTCTCCCCCCACGAGCCAGTCCTGGAAG AACCAGCAGACAGACACCCAAATCGGAAAGCCAGAGGGCAGCTGCGCACAAAAATAGAATCTGGTGAGGGGACCATCCCGGTGCGCTCCAATGCGAGCATCCAGACGTGGGACGGCGTGCTGCAGGGGGAGCGGCTGCTCACCATGTCCTGCAGCGACAAGATGGCACG